In one window of Pseudodesulfovibrio sp. JC047 DNA:
- a CDS encoding flavodoxin family protein gives MTHSVIYACSHRRGGNSDRAAQLLAQAVTEAGGSAEVIYLRNHTVLPCLACGHCDEAHMKQGKARCVLGEQDDAYALFSPLFTARTVFFTAPIYFYHLPSLFKTWIDRSQQFWTAKHTGEPWIADLPKRTAHTVLHAGRPTGDKLFDGATLTLKYFLHSFNLTLATPLVFRGLDHRDDLKAAPSFEQQILDLGRTASASAQ, from the coding sequence ATGACCCACAGCGTTATCTATGCGTGCAGCCATCGACGTGGTGGCAATTCGGACCGAGCCGCACAACTCCTTGCACAGGCCGTCACCGAAGCCGGAGGCAGTGCGGAAGTCATCTATCTCCGCAACCATACGGTCCTGCCTTGCCTGGCATGCGGACACTGTGACGAAGCCCACATGAAGCAGGGAAAGGCCCGATGCGTCCTCGGAGAACAGGACGATGCCTACGCGCTCTTCTCGCCCCTGTTCACGGCCCGTACCGTCTTTTTCACCGCCCCCATCTATTTCTATCACCTTCCGTCATTGTTCAAGACATGGATCGACAGAAGCCAACAATTCTGGACCGCAAAACACACTGGGGAACCCTGGATTGCCGACCTTCCAAAACGCACGGCCCATACCGTCCTTCATGCGGGTCGCCCCACCGGGGACAAGCTCTTTGACGGCGCGACACTCACACTCAAATACTTCCTGCATTCCTTCAATCTCACCCTGGCCACACCGCTGGTATTCCGAGGACTGGATCACCGTGACGACCTGAAAGCCGCACCTTCTTTCGAACAACAGATCCTTGACTTGGGACGCACGGCCTCGGCTTCTGCCCAATGA
- a CDS encoding GNAT family N-acetyltransferase produces MTPEIRLRFDSDGVNWTEAAELMRRAPLNQKEPHALKTAFDNSDLICCAWHTDTLVGMARALSDGIFQSVIYDVCILPEYQGNHLGTRIMREMLDRLQTPNVILWAVPGKEAFYTRFGFHPMRTAMGRFENPERSAQQGYILLEGH; encoded by the coding sequence ATGACCCCAGAAATACGGCTCCGATTCGACAGTGATGGCGTCAACTGGACCGAGGCCGCCGAACTCATGCGACGCGCACCTCTCAATCAAAAAGAACCACACGCGCTCAAAACCGCGTTCGACAATAGCGACCTGATTTGCTGTGCATGGCACACCGACACACTGGTGGGCATGGCGCGCGCCCTGTCGGATGGCATTTTCCAGTCCGTGATTTATGATGTCTGCATTCTCCCGGAATATCAGGGAAACCATCTCGGGACACGAATAATGCGGGAAATGCTGGATCGTTTGCAGACCCCGAATGTCATTTTATGGGCAGTCCCGGGCAAGGAAGCGTTTTACACCCGATTCGGATTTCACCCGATGCGAACGGCCATGGGGCGGTTCGAAAACCCCGAGCGATCTGCACAGCAGGGGTACATCCTTCTCGAAGGGCACTAA
- a CDS encoding nitroreductase: MNTHENPTLQAIFSRRSIRTFTDAPVSREHILTILEAGRWAPSGLNNQPWRFLVITRDDPRHEALADCTKYSHIVRGASACLCILLEKKAMYSAMKDHQGAGACVQNMLLAAHALGLGAVWLGQIVNDQASTLKALDLNTETYELQAVVALGHPDQNGTSNRKELAELLVEDFV, from the coding sequence ATGAACACCCACGAAAATCCGACGCTTCAGGCCATATTCTCCCGTCGATCCATTCGCACATTCACGGACGCCCCTGTTTCGCGTGAACATATCCTGACGATTCTCGAAGCAGGTCGATGGGCACCGAGTGGTTTGAACAACCAACCTTGGCGTTTCCTGGTCATCACACGAGACGACCCACGACATGAGGCTTTGGCAGACTGTACCAAGTATTCCCACATTGTCCGTGGGGCTTCGGCCTGCCTCTGCATCCTGCTCGAAAAAAAAGCCATGTACAGCGCAATGAAAGACCATCAAGGGGCCGGAGCCTGCGTCCAGAACATGCTGCTTGCGGCCCACGCACTCGGTCTCGGCGCGGTCTGGCTTGGACAGATTGTCAACGATCAGGCCTCCACGCTCAAGGCACTTGACCTGAACACGGAAACCTATGAACTCCAAGCCGTTGTCGCTCTCGGACACCCTGATCAAAACGGCACATCAAACCGAAAAGAACTCGCTGAGCTTCTGGTGGAGGATTTTGTATGA
- a CDS encoding helix-turn-helix transcriptional regulator: MSKKVGGSKPQRYIQPSLLMALSNGQSYGYQLIHSIGEYGFLRGDAPPGMVYRHLRQMDEEGLVTSKWDAEGDGPAKRVYAITPEGSEILEAWILHMEKQRDRLDDFIARYRRMETR, translated from the coding sequence ATGTCAAAAAAAGTTGGCGGCTCCAAGCCGCAACGATACATTCAGCCCTCGCTCCTCATGGCATTGAGCAACGGCCAATCATACGGATATCAACTCATTCATTCAATCGGGGAGTATGGTTTTCTTCGGGGTGATGCCCCTCCGGGCATGGTCTATCGCCATCTGCGTCAAATGGACGAAGAAGGATTGGTGACCTCGAAATGGGATGCAGAAGGAGACGGTCCCGCCAAACGGGTGTATGCGATCACCCCGGAAGGATCAGAAATTCTGGAAGCGTGGATTCTCCATATGGAAAAACAACGAGACCGGCTCGATGATTTTATTGCGCGGTACCGTCGCATGGAGACGCGATAG
- a CDS encoding acyl-ACP thioesterase domain-containing protein, whose protein sequence is MTKHTPLTLEQPYNIRSYEPQTDGRIPISALCNYLQDIASRHADTLGFGLLDLRQSGHFWVLARLHVMMDRMPGFGEQLHIETWPSGNERLVALRDFLIHDAHGLVGRATSSWATVNRKTHRPDDPSTVLDKRYIPDRDHAMVFPSKAITRLKKGDHPTQIKARRADTDVNGHVNNVKYVEYCMEAVPQSWIETHQCLGLDIQFRTESFAGQEFQATCTESTSDSDMETILHALNRPSDTREIVRMKTWWEQA, encoded by the coding sequence ATGACGAAACACACGCCCCTCACTCTTGAACAGCCATACAATATCCGTTCATACGAACCACAAACCGATGGCCGTATCCCCATCTCCGCCCTCTGCAACTACTTGCAGGACATCGCCTCGCGCCATGCCGACACACTCGGTTTCGGTCTGCTCGATCTGCGCCAAAGCGGCCACTTCTGGGTACTTGCCCGATTACATGTCATGATGGACAGGATGCCCGGCTTCGGTGAACAACTCCATATCGAAACATGGCCTTCCGGCAATGAACGGCTGGTCGCACTCCGTGATTTTCTCATCCATGACGCACACGGACTTGTAGGGCGGGCGACGTCTTCCTGGGCCACCGTCAATCGGAAAACGCACCGGCCAGACGATCCTTCAACCGTTCTGGACAAACGATACATCCCGGACCGCGACCATGCCATGGTCTTTCCGTCCAAAGCGATCACTCGTCTCAAGAAAGGAGATCATCCCACACAGATTAAGGCCCGCCGAGCGGATACGGATGTGAACGGACACGTCAACAACGTCAAATATGTCGAATACTGTATGGAAGCGGTGCCTCAATCATGGATTGAGACGCACCAATGTCTGGGGTTGGACATTCAGTTTCGAACCGAATCATTTGCCGGGCAGGAATTTCAGGCAACCTGTACTGAAAGCACCTCAGACAGTGATATGGAGACCATACTTCACGCCCTGAATCGTCCGTCTGACACCCGGGAAATAGTCCGTATGAAAACTTGGTGGGAACAGGCATGA
- a CDS encoding uridine kinase, translated as MGKLIKENDEKGRLHIDTPLLGESLVSKSLLKKTEADEYFRMQPEVNVLKIGGQSIMDRGAKALFPILEELVKAKEKHKILLMCGGGTRARHVYNIGIDLGMPTGVLSKLGDKVSAQNAEMLSVLLAKHGGAMIGHGDHLEQLHMYCQQGYLPITTGIPPYGFFEHPAEVGSIPPHRTDSGACLLAENIGAKSLIYLKDEKGMYENDPKKGNRDTLKFIDKIHVDELIEMDLEDLIVERPVLTFLKNAKTLKSFQIIDVLRHPEHVHAALEGEHVGTIIYKD; from the coding sequence ATGGGTAAGCTTATCAAGGAAAATGACGAAAAAGGACGGCTGCACATTGATACGCCATTGCTGGGCGAATCGCTGGTTTCAAAAAGTCTGCTCAAAAAGACGGAAGCGGACGAATATTTTCGGATGCAGCCAGAGGTCAATGTCCTCAAAATCGGCGGACAATCCATCATGGACCGTGGCGCCAAGGCCCTGTTTCCCATCCTTGAAGAATTGGTCAAGGCCAAGGAAAAACATAAAATTCTTCTGATGTGCGGCGGCGGGACCCGTGCCCGTCACGTCTATAATATCGGTATAGACTTGGGAATGCCCACGGGCGTGCTCTCAAAACTCGGTGACAAGGTCTCCGCCCAGAACGCGGAAATGCTCTCGGTCCTTCTGGCCAAACACGGCGGAGCCATGATCGGCCACGGCGACCATCTCGAACAGCTCCACATGTATTGCCAGCAAGGCTATCTGCCCATCACCACGGGTATTCCTCCCTATGGTTTTTTTGAACACCCAGCTGAAGTCGGCTCCATTCCTCCCCATCGAACGGACTCGGGAGCCTGTCTGCTGGCCGAGAATATCGGTGCCAAATCACTCATCTACCTGAAAGATGAAAAGGGAATGTATGAAAACGATCCCAAGAAAGGCAACCGGGACACCCTCAAATTCATCGACAAGATCCATGTTGACGAACTCATTGAAATGGACCTCGAAGACCTCATCGTCGAACGCCCTGTCCTGACCTTCCTCAAAAACGCGAAGACTTTGAAATCCTTCCAGATCATCGACGTCCTGCGCCACCCCGAGCACGTTCACGCCGCGCTTGAAGGGGAACACGTCGGCACCATCATTTACAAAGATTAA
- a CDS encoding HD domain-containing phosphohydrolase, producing MNDISAQDSLKEVYLQISPNILESFPKFRPPVDVYVFDDAVAQVKKYHKAGERLGTSGQQEISQLAALGRVFLLRDDYQEYAKHLSKRLGLLLVEEGLTDTEVAETFFLAFRDRMDQFFAQPQRREFDLLVKDISILAEYIWIDPDRVRFLTRTLDKEYSLAVHSTNTMFIGLALHVHAAGKGVQKDGLVRVALGLILHDLGMTQVPRFIRDKKQFLVRRDRASIENHIQAGVKMVQRLSIDDPVVMACLCHHHERNDGSGYPGRRIGAEIPMAGKLCAVADSFSAMIGVRPYRSSRDVAQAALVLLRDSLRYEPTFLKLLGETLVMDGWMGETKPTRKIARV from the coding sequence ATGAATGATATTTCAGCACAGGACTCCTTGAAAGAAGTCTATTTGCAGATCAGTCCCAATATATTGGAAAGTTTTCCCAAATTCCGTCCGCCTGTGGATGTGTATGTCTTTGATGACGCCGTGGCGCAAGTCAAGAAGTATCATAAGGCCGGGGAGCGGCTGGGCACATCAGGCCAGCAGGAAATTTCGCAACTGGCGGCTCTGGGAAGGGTGTTTTTGTTGCGGGATGATTATCAGGAATATGCGAAGCATCTGAGCAAACGCCTTGGCCTTCTGCTGGTTGAAGAGGGGCTGACGGACACCGAGGTCGCGGAAACGTTTTTTCTGGCGTTTCGGGATCGCATGGATCAGTTTTTTGCCCAGCCGCAACGTCGCGAGTTTGATTTATTGGTCAAGGATATATCGATTTTAGCGGAATATATCTGGATTGATCCCGATCGGGTGCGGTTTTTAACCCGCACGTTGGATAAGGAATACAGTCTGGCTGTCCATTCGACCAATACGATGTTCATCGGATTGGCTCTGCATGTTCATGCTGCGGGAAAAGGCGTGCAAAAAGACGGATTGGTGCGAGTGGCACTCGGTCTGATCTTGCATGATCTCGGCATGACGCAGGTGCCTCGTTTCATTCGGGACAAAAAACAATTTCTTGTGCGACGGGATCGGGCGTCCATTGAGAATCATATCCAGGCCGGGGTGAAGATGGTGCAACGACTTTCAATAGATGACCCGGTTGTCATGGCCTGTTTGTGTCACCATCATGAGCGAAATGACGGGTCCGGGTATCCGGGCAGGCGGATCGGCGCGGAAATTCCCATGGCGGGAAAGCTGTGCGCCGTGGCGGATTCATTTTCCGCCATGATTGGTGTTCGTCCCTATCGATCTTCACGGGATGTTGCTCAAGCCGCTCTGGTCCTGCTTCGGGATTCGCTGAGATATGAGCCGACTTTTTTGAAATTGCTGGGCGAGACGTTGGTCATGGACGGCTGGATGGGGGAAACAAAGCCGACTCGGAAAATTGCTCGAGTTTAG
- a CDS encoding ComF family protein, translated as MSFFGDTVHAVARSIGLTARRCPICGTIMPEKARMCAACAATLPLCTGGYCPTCGAMSGRPDAPPSRCPDCRHTPPPWDTLFFHGPYDTALRELIISYKFNNNYSRNTLLSDLAVTTFQARNTELPDCIIPVPLHTRRLLWRGFNQSLEIAKALGRHLERPVLKKGLTRTRNTPPQTRLGHTQRQKNIKDAFMADEKRVANRTVLLVDDVYTTGSTLRECAKTLKRAGVLRMSVLVLARAQQMSG; from the coding sequence ATGAGTTTTTTTGGCGACACCGTTCACGCCGTGGCACGCAGCATCGGATTGACGGCCAGACGCTGCCCGATCTGCGGAACAATCATGCCCGAAAAGGCGCGGATGTGCGCCGCCTGTGCAGCGACACTCCCCCTGTGTACCGGCGGCTATTGTCCGACCTGCGGAGCCATGTCCGGCAGACCCGATGCCCCTCCGAGTCGCTGTCCCGACTGTCGCCACACGCCACCACCATGGGACACGCTTTTTTTCCACGGGCCATACGACACCGCGTTGCGCGAGCTTATCATCTCGTATAAATTCAATAACAACTACAGCCGGAATACCCTGTTGTCCGACCTCGCCGTGACCACCTTTCAAGCCCGAAACACCGAACTCCCGGACTGCATCATTCCTGTCCCACTGCACACACGCAGACTGCTCTGGCGCGGCTTCAACCAAAGTCTGGAAATAGCCAAGGCTCTGGGAAGACACCTTGAACGCCCGGTGCTGAAAAAAGGATTGACCCGCACTCGGAACACCCCGCCACAAACACGGCTCGGACACACCCAACGTCAAAAAAATATCAAGGACGCCTTCATGGCTGATGAAAAACGCGTCGCCAACCGAACGGTTCTCCTGGTGGATGATGTCTACACCACAGGGTCAACTTTGCGGGAATGTGCAAAAACACTCAAACGCGCCGGGGTGTTACGAATGAGTGTCCTGGTTCTGGCCCGAGCGCAACAGATGTCTGGCTGA
- the obgE gene encoding GTPase ObgE, with amino-acid sequence MRFVDEATIKVASGKGGNGCASLRREANMPKGGPDGGDGGRGGDLIFRGSSRLMSLYDFRLKRMYGAKNGEQGMGRDRYGRAADDLIVDLPVGTLIYEITEKDDGTTDEKLIADLVGDGTEIIICKGGKGGRGNLHFKSSTNRTPRYAEPGFPGEEKTIRLELKILADVGLLGLPSAGKSTFISKISAARPKIAAYPFTTLVPNLGVIEDDNFNRMVIADIPGLIEGASEGRGLGITFLKHVERNRFLVHILAAEDVNRDDPTDGYAMLNQELREYNAELSDKPQIKVINKIDTLTDEELADMKAKVAVSGEKIFFISALTGDGIEPLLERMWQQLADLNE; translated from the coding sequence ATGCGATTTGTAGATGAAGCGACCATCAAGGTTGCATCCGGCAAGGGCGGCAACGGCTGTGCCAGTTTGCGGCGTGAAGCCAATATGCCAAAGGGCGGCCCTGATGGCGGCGACGGCGGCAGAGGTGGAGACCTTATTTTTCGTGGTTCTTCCCGTCTCATGAGCTTGTATGATTTCCGATTGAAGCGCATGTACGGCGCCAAGAACGGAGAACAGGGCATGGGCCGCGACCGCTATGGCCGAGCCGCTGACGATCTGATCGTGGATCTCCCCGTTGGGACTCTCATCTATGAAATCACCGAAAAGGACGACGGCACCACTGACGAAAAACTCATCGCCGACCTTGTTGGAGACGGGACTGAAATCATCATCTGCAAAGGCGGCAAGGGTGGCCGTGGCAACCTGCATTTCAAGTCGTCCACCAACCGGACGCCCAGGTACGCCGAGCCAGGTTTTCCTGGCGAAGAAAAAACCATCCGTCTGGAACTCAAGATTCTGGCGGACGTTGGATTGCTCGGCCTGCCAAGTGCGGGTAAATCCACTTTTATCTCAAAAATTTCTGCTGCTCGTCCCAAGATCGCGGCCTACCCGTTCACCACGCTGGTTCCCAATCTTGGCGTCATTGAAGACGACAACTTCAACCGCATGGTCATCGCTGACATCCCCGGTCTGATCGAGGGTGCCTCTGAAGGACGCGGTCTGGGCATCACCTTTCTCAAACACGTCGAACGCAACCGCTTCCTCGTGCATATTCTCGCTGCTGAAGACGTCAACCGGGACGATCCCACTGACGGCTATGCCATGCTCAATCAGGAGCTGCGTGAATATAACGCCGAATTGAGTGACAAACCTCAAATCAAGGTTATCAACAAGATCGATACCCTGACCGATGAGGAACTGGCCGACATGAAGGCCAAAGTCGCTGTCAGTGGTGAAAAAATCTTCTTCATTTCCGCGCTCACTGGAGACGGCATCGAACCACTGCTTGAACGGATGTGGCAACAGCTTGCCGATCTGAACGAGTAA
- a CDS encoding MBL fold metallo-hydrolase produces MTIRIFNLGPLQTNCYVLAGDTNAIVIDPGGDPAEVVEYLTANALTVTHILNTHLHFDHTAGNKTLSGVTGAPILCCDKDEELLDSWLGKGGDMGIPPIDLYEWQNIAPGETQLAGFDCTVLHTPGHSRGSLTFYFPKVETAFVGDLIFYRSIGRTDFPGGDLDELKHSVTERIFTLPPTTKLLSGHGPETTVADEMTHNPFFSEF; encoded by the coding sequence ATGACCATTCGCATTTTCAATCTCGGCCCGCTCCAGACAAACTGTTATGTCCTTGCGGGCGACACAAACGCCATCGTGATCGATCCGGGCGGCGATCCTGCCGAAGTCGTGGAATACCTCACGGCCAATGCGCTCACCGTGACCCATATTTTGAATACCCACCTGCACTTCGATCACACGGCGGGCAACAAGACACTTTCCGGTGTCACGGGTGCCCCCATACTCTGCTGTGACAAGGACGAGGAATTGCTGGATTCCTGGCTTGGCAAAGGCGGAGACATGGGCATTCCCCCCATCGATCTCTATGAATGGCAGAACATCGCTCCGGGCGAGACGCAATTGGCCGGATTCGACTGTACGGTGCTGCACACCCCGGGGCACTCCAGAGGAAGTTTGACATTTTATTTCCCCAAGGTCGAAACAGCGTTTGTAGGCGATCTGATTTTCTATCGGTCCATCGGACGCACCGATTTTCCCGGTGGTGATCTCGATGAACTCAAGCACTCGGTCACCGAACGCATTTTCACGCTGCCGCCCACCACAAAGCTGTTGTCTGGCCACGGCCCGGAAACCACGGTCGCCGATGAAATGACCCACAATCCCTTTTTCTCGGAGTTTTAA
- a CDS encoding MarC family protein codes for MTTLFISLYIKLFFLLTPFFVLSVFLSFIEDMDTVQQRKLAIRVTCAVLVIVLVLYFGGNPIFATLGITLDGFRVGAGSLLFLSAVSLVSGKRARPEPDDETDVAVVPLAIPITVGPATIGTLLILGAELGGPTEQFIGAASLTAACLTVGLMLFVAPALKRLIGSMGLAVLTKITGLILSAMAAQIIFTGVRNFLS; via the coding sequence TCTGTTGACCCCCTTCTTCGTGCTGTCCGTTTTCCTGTCGTTCATTGAGGACATGGATACGGTACAACAACGCAAACTCGCCATTCGCGTAACCTGCGCTGTGCTGGTCATCGTGCTCGTGCTCTATTTCGGCGGAAACCCGATTTTCGCGACATTGGGCATCACCCTGGACGGATTCCGGGTGGGCGCGGGCAGCTTGTTGTTTCTCTCAGCGGTCTCGCTGGTCTCGGGCAAACGCGCTCGACCAGAGCCGGATGACGAAACCGATGTCGCAGTCGTGCCTCTGGCCATCCCCATCACCGTGGGACCGGCCACCATCGGTACACTGCTCATCCTTGGGGCCGAACTCGGCGGTCCCACTGAACAATTCATTGGCGCGGCCTCGCTGACAGCTGCCTGCCTGACCGTGGGATTAATGCTCTTTGTGGCCCCGGCCCTGAAGCGACTCATCGGGTCCATGGGGCTAGCCGTCCTCACCAAAATCACCGGACTGATCCTGTCCGCCATGGCCGCACAAATCATCTTTACCGGCGTTCGCAACTTCCTGTCATAA
- the rpmA gene encoding 50S ribosomal protein L27, which produces MAHKKAGGSSRNGRDSAGQRRGVKRFGGQEVLAGNILVRQLGTKFHPGDGVGMGKDYTLFALVDGVVKYEKYTRKKVAKTRVHVLPAEA; this is translated from the coding sequence ATGGCTCATAAAAAAGCTGGTGGTAGTTCCAGAAACGGACGCGATAGCGCCGGACAAAGACGTGGCGTCAAACGTTTCGGTGGTCAGGAAGTTCTGGCTGGCAACATTCTTGTTCGTCAGCTCGGTACTAAATTTCACCCCGGCGACGGCGTTGGCATGGGCAAGGATTACACCTTGTTCGCATTAGTTGACGGTGTCGTCAAATACGAGAAGTACACACGCAAAAAGGTTGCCAAAACCCGCGTGCACGTACTGCCCGCTGAGGCTTAA
- a CDS encoding transporter substrate-binding domain-containing protein — MIHRYFLALIPLFGMTVILSLGLILPDAATATPRPRLIIAHDANYEPLVYEDEQHLPQGYLIDFWKHFGEANNIDIQFKLGDWNETLSWIRTGQADIHGGLFFTKERNQFLNYQNTITALSAGIYIANGQSWNDFDTLPTGVVASGYSEHYMHTAWPNRPTQSFPQAKDMIRAAVNGTIQAFIADEPVAVFYLRKFKAKEAFSKHDVAYSNALKVAVAKDRHDLASLIEHGWARMDPKKLKYIRSKWFLDVEKDRDWALTGILIAALVMFFGLLCRILNGRYAAPKS, encoded by the coding sequence ATGATCCATCGATATTTTCTTGCGCTCATTCCCCTATTCGGCATGACGGTCATCCTCAGTCTCGGCCTTATTCTGCCCGATGCAGCCACGGCCACCCCGAGACCTCGCCTGATCATTGCACACGACGCCAACTATGAACCGCTTGTCTATGAGGATGAACAACACCTTCCCCAAGGCTACCTGATCGATTTCTGGAAACATTTCGGGGAAGCCAACAATATCGATATTCAATTCAAACTCGGGGACTGGAACGAGACCCTGTCCTGGATTCGTACTGGACAGGCAGACATTCACGGAGGTTTGTTCTTCACCAAAGAACGAAATCAATTCCTGAACTATCAAAACACCATTACGGCACTTTCGGCAGGCATATACATTGCCAACGGACAGAGCTGGAACGACTTTGACACCCTTCCAACCGGCGTGGTTGCCAGCGGATACTCCGAACACTACATGCACACGGCATGGCCAAACCGTCCGACGCAGTCGTTTCCCCAGGCAAAAGACATGATCCGTGCCGCCGTCAATGGGACGATCCAGGCCTTTATTGCCGATGAACCCGTGGCGGTCTTTTACCTGCGCAAATTCAAGGCCAAAGAAGCCTTTTCAAAACATGACGTCGCGTACAGCAATGCCTTGAAAGTCGCTGTGGCAAAAGATCGGCATGACCTTGCCTCCCTCATCGAACACGGGTGGGCACGCATGGACCCCAAAAAGCTCAAATACATCCGCAGCAAATGGTTTCTGGACGTGGAGAAAGACAGGGATTGGGCTTTGACAGGCATACTTATTGCCGCACTGGTCATGTTTTTCGGGCTGCTGTGCCGCATCCTCAACGGACGGTATGCGGCCCCAAAGAGCTAA
- the rplU gene encoding 50S ribosomal protein L21, with protein sequence MFAIIETGGKQYRVEEGLEFNVDLLKADAGNSLSIDSVLLFDKDGDTKIGAPYVEGAKVECEVLGHIRGEKVVVFHKLSKKDARKTQGHRQDYTQLKVKSINA encoded by the coding sequence ATGTTTGCTATCATCGAGACCGGCGGGAAGCAGTATCGCGTCGAAGAAGGTCTTGAATTTAATGTAGATTTACTCAAGGCAGATGCTGGCAACAGCCTGAGCATCGATTCCGTTCTCCTGTTTGACAAGGACGGAGACACAAAGATTGGAGCACCGTATGTTGAAGGTGCCAAAGTCGAGTGCGAAGTCTTGGGCCACATCCGCGGCGAGAAAGTCGTGGTCTTCCACAAGCTGTCCAAAAAGGACGCTCGCAAGACCCAGGGTCACCGCCAGGATTACACGCAACTGAAAGTCAAATCCATCAACGCCTAA